One part of the Microbulbifer sp. THAF38 genome encodes these proteins:
- a CDS encoding cytochrome d ubiquinol oxidase subunit II, whose translation MSEAATSTAYWLPVIFIGLMGFAVLVYAILDGYDLGVGILLPLAEEDEAQRDTMIASIGPFWDANETWLVLAIGLLLIAFPIAHNLILMHLYIPAAIMLVGLILRGVAFDFRAKAAVGHKLAWDRTFKAGSIITTLAQGYMLGQYVMGFQAGWQAQLFSGVSALGVTAAYSYMGSAWLVLKTESQLQERAVRWARRAGRATLLGVVSVSAINPLVNPTVFDRWFSYPLVMFVLLIPTLCFLAFIFNDLLLARLPKANDRHSALPFVLVVTIFLMCFTGLAFSFFPDIVPGQLNIWQAASATASLKFILVGALIVVPVILIYTAFSYRVFRGKATELHYH comes from the coding sequence ATGAGTGAGGCCGCCACCTCCACAGCCTATTGGCTACCCGTTATCTTTATCGGCCTGATGGGCTTCGCAGTTCTGGTTTATGCCATTTTGGACGGTTACGATCTGGGGGTGGGTATTCTCCTCCCCCTGGCTGAGGAGGATGAAGCCCAGCGAGATACCATGATCGCCTCGATCGGCCCCTTCTGGGATGCGAATGAGACCTGGCTGGTGCTCGCTATAGGCCTGCTACTCATCGCCTTTCCAATTGCCCACAACCTCATACTGATGCACCTCTATATCCCAGCGGCCATTATGTTGGTGGGCCTGATTTTACGTGGCGTGGCTTTTGACTTCCGAGCTAAAGCGGCTGTGGGGCACAAACTCGCCTGGGATCGGACTTTCAAGGCCGGGTCGATCATCACCACTTTGGCCCAGGGTTATATGCTGGGACAGTATGTGATGGGTTTCCAGGCGGGCTGGCAGGCACAGCTTTTTTCTGGGGTAAGCGCATTAGGGGTGACTGCCGCATATAGCTATATGGGCTCGGCCTGGCTTGTTTTGAAAACTGAGTCTCAATTACAAGAGCGTGCTGTGCGCTGGGCGCGCCGGGCTGGAAGAGCAACGCTTCTCGGAGTGGTCTCGGTCTCCGCAATCAATCCACTGGTTAACCCCACCGTTTTTGATCGCTGGTTTAGTTACCCCTTAGTGATGTTTGTACTCCTGATACCCACCCTGTGTTTTCTGGCCTTTATTTTTAATGACCTTCTGCTGGCCAGATTACCCAAAGCCAATGACAGACACAGTGCACTGCCCTTTGTCCTGGTAGTGACCATTTTCCTCATGTGCTTTACCGGCCTGGCCTTTAGCTTTTTCCCCGATATAGTGCCTGGGCAATTGAATATCTGGCAGGCAGCCAGTGCCACTGCTTCTTTGAAGTTTATTCTTGTGGGCGCACTAATTGTTGTGCCGGTAATCCTTATCTATACGGCCTTTTCCTACCGGGTATTTCGCGGCAAAGCTACCGAACTTCACTATCATTAA
- a CDS encoding TetR/AcrR family transcriptional regulator, whose protein sequence is MNQIDRRAISRRDTASPRKPQRKNGREKYEKLLDALETLISEQDSTDISLANLSQVAGVPAASVYHFFPSVDASLTALAERHYKSFGDVVLGHSDFSPADSWQDMLYHLCDLVRSYYEDNISALKVHYGPQSSWALRQLQMENNWRLADTLIKNLSREFELPPSQDWRDRFMCAININDSFCSQAYSRFGRITEEAAAEGKRAAAAYLKLYLGELLQRRQLRFAPLEASA, encoded by the coding sequence TTGAACCAAATCGATCGACGGGCTATTAGCCGGCGCGACACTGCTAGTCCGCGCAAACCACAACGCAAAAACGGCCGCGAGAAGTATGAAAAGCTTCTTGATGCGCTGGAAACTCTCATTTCCGAGCAGGATTCCACGGATATCAGCCTCGCTAATCTCAGCCAAGTGGCCGGGGTTCCCGCTGCATCTGTGTACCACTTTTTCCCGAGTGTAGATGCCAGCCTGACCGCCCTGGCGGAGCGCCATTACAAGTCGTTTGGCGACGTGGTACTGGGGCATTCAGACTTCTCACCGGCAGATAGCTGGCAAGATATGCTCTACCATTTGTGCGATTTAGTGCGTAGTTATTACGAGGATAATATCTCTGCGCTCAAGGTGCACTATGGTCCACAATCCAGCTGGGCGTTGCGTCAATTACAGATGGAAAACAACTGGCGTTTGGCAGATACCTTAATTAAGAATCTGTCTCGCGAGTTTGAGCTACCTCCATCGCAAGATTGGCGCGACCGCTTTATGTGCGCCATCAATATCAATGATTCATTCTGCTCCCAGGCCTACTCGCGCTTCGGCAGAATTACCGAGGAGGCCGCCGCTGAGGGTAAGCGGGCAGCCGCGGCTTACTTGAAACTGTATCTCGGGGAGCTTTTGCAACGGCGTCAGCTGCGCTTTGCTCCATTGGAGGCCTCAGCCTGA